Proteins from one Salinispora arenicola genomic window:
- a CDS encoding AAA family ATPase, which produces MRIGVSGTHGTGKTTLVEALCARLPGHVVADEPYHLLEDEEYEFQYPPSPEDYRALMARSARSLCSPPSPSDTIFDRTPLDYLAYLVAAGADPSEEADHSPLSVAFTHLDLLVITVITAETERLLPATEWPGLRTRMNDALLELVYDDPLHAWTDTPVLELGGPLDGRVDLVLGAAAQLGRREPGTAYTGPSPG; this is translated from the coding sequence ATGAGGATCGGGGTCTCCGGGACGCACGGAACCGGGAAGACGACACTGGTCGAGGCGCTGTGCGCCCGACTACCCGGCCACGTGGTGGCCGATGAGCCGTACCACCTACTCGAAGACGAGGAGTACGAGTTCCAGTATCCGCCGTCGCCGGAGGACTATCGGGCGCTGATGGCGCGCTCGGCGCGAAGCCTGTGCTCGCCGCCGTCGCCGTCCGACACGATCTTCGACCGCACACCGCTGGACTACCTGGCGTACCTGGTCGCGGCCGGTGCGGACCCGTCGGAGGAGGCCGACCACTCGCCCCTCAGCGTCGCCTTCACCCACCTCGACCTGCTGGTCATCACGGTGATCACAGCTGAGACGGAGCGACTGCTGCCAGCCACGGAGTGGCCCGGCCTCCGGACGCGAATGAACGACGCGCTGCTGGAACTGGTCTACGACGACCCGCTGCATGCCTGGACGGACACACCGGTACTGGAGCTCGGCGGCCCGCTGGACGGCAGAGTCGACCTGGTCCTCGGCGCCGCCGCGCAGCTCGGTCGGCGCGAACCTGGCACGGCGTACACAGGGCCGTCACCTGGCTGA
- a CDS encoding helix-turn-helix transcriptional regulator — translation MVIMPQATRPGTADGAKGWTFLTNHAHVLLAIAREPTTRLRDVAMSVGITERAAQAIVADLEAAGYLQRERVGRRNAYTVNPAGRFRHPAEADHRIGELINLFTSTPHT, via the coding sequence ATGGTGATCATGCCTCAGGCGACCCGGCCAGGGACAGCGGACGGAGCGAAGGGATGGACGTTCCTGACCAATCACGCCCACGTGCTCCTGGCCATCGCCCGGGAACCGACAACACGTCTCCGCGACGTCGCCATGTCCGTCGGCATCACCGAACGCGCCGCACAGGCCATCGTCGCCGACCTGGAAGCCGCCGGATACCTGCAGCGGGAGCGGGTTGGCCGGCGCAACGCGTACACCGTCAACCCGGCCGGTCGATTTCGGCATCCGGCCGAGGCCGACCACCGCATCGGCGAACTGATCAACCTGTTCACCAGCACACCGCACACCTGA
- a CDS encoding VOC family protein, translating to MESLRLGSILLGTNDPGRLRDWYVAAFAAVVAPSGFLDFGGINLLVDGRDDVARENVEPGRVILNFEVDDARAVTAHLDTMGVTWLVPLEERTDGLFATLLDPDGNYVQVIELNEEYLAAQDAARATAGGTLARSRAFSGFSVDDIPAAREFYGETLGLKVDEEHGMLHVRLAGDRSVLVYPKPGHEPATYTMLNFPVDDIEQAVAALAGRGVRFEMYDYVDPKGIYRDEGPPIAWFRDPAGNILSVLQE from the coding sequence ATGGAGTCCCTGCGCCTCGGCAGCATCCTGCTCGGCACCAACGACCCGGGGCGGCTGCGCGACTGGTACGTCGCTGCCTTCGCGGCGGTGGTGGCACCATCGGGGTTTCTCGACTTCGGAGGGATCAACCTCCTCGTGGACGGCCGCGACGACGTCGCCCGCGAGAACGTCGAGCCTGGCCGCGTGATTCTCAACTTCGAGGTCGACGACGCTCGGGCGGTCACCGCACACCTCGACACCATGGGTGTGACGTGGCTCGTTCCCCTGGAAGAACGCACCGACGGCCTCTTCGCCACGCTGCTCGACCCGGACGGTAACTACGTCCAGGTCATCGAACTCAATGAGGAGTACCTGGCGGCGCAGGATGCTGCTCGAGCCACGGCCGGGGGGACGCTGGCACGCTCCAGAGCGTTCAGCGGCTTTTCGGTCGACGACATTCCGGCGGCGAGAGAGTTCTACGGCGAGACGCTGGGACTCAAGGTGGACGAAGAACACGGCATGCTTCATGTGCGGCTCGCGGGCGACCGTTCCGTACTTGTGTATCCGAAGCCCGGGCACGAGCCAGCCACCTACACGATGCTCAACTTCCCGGTCGACGACATCGAGCAGGCCGTGGCGGCGTTGGCTGGCCGGGGTGTGCGGTTCGAGATGTACGACTACGTTGACCCCAAGGGCATCTATCGGGATGAAGGCCCTCCCATCGCCTGGTTCCGCGACCCAGCCGGCAACATCCTGTCCGTCCTGCAGGAGTGA